The genomic segment ATCCGAACGAAACGAGCATTGTTCCTGCATGGCCTGAAGTGTATGGCCTTGCTGTTTATGGTGCCGCAACTCATGCGACGGAACTTGGTGCTGACGCCGCTACGGCAAAGAAAATGCTTACGGACTATGCTAATGAATTTGCATATGAAGCCTCGAAGGGCTTTGGCGTTGTTATGTCTCAAGACGATTTTGTCTGGGGATCGAATGCTGTTGCTGGCAACCAGGGCGTATTCCTTCTTCATGCTTACTATATCACGGGCGAACAGAAGTATTACGAAGCTGCAAAGAAGGTGGTGGACTACTTGCTTGGCAAGAATCCGCTCGATATGTCTTTCTTGACGGGTTTCGGTACCAAGTCCGCCAAACTCCCGCACCATCGTCCGAGTACTGCTGACAAGGTAACGGATCCTGTCCCGGGCATGATCGTTGGCGGTCCGCAGCCGGGTGGAGAAGATATCGGTTCCAAGTCCTGGGAATGCAAGGACTATACTTCTGGCAAGAAGCCTGCGACGGCTTACATCGATGACCGTTGCAGCTATGCCACGAACGAAGTGGCCATCAACTGGAATGCTCCGTTTGCATACTTGGTTGGCGCTATGGAAGCCTTGAATGCTGGTTACGCTCCGTCCTTTGCTGTAGAAGGTGTTGCAAAGGGAACCTCTGCGATCAAGCCTTCCGTTTCAAGAAGTCGTATGAAAGCAAACGATGGTGTTCGTCTTCGTTTTGCTGATCAGAAGGTGTTTATCGAAAAGAGCGGCAAGCGCTTTGACCTCAAGGGTCACCGCATGAAATAGAATTCCCCAAAATCCATATTCATAGAATGCAGAAACGGCGCCCCTTCCGGGACGCCGTTTTTTGTGGCATTTCGTCATCCTCCGTTAGGAGGAACCATAATTTCCTACCAAACACTTGCTACACTTTTCTGTAAAATAACGTTCTCGCGGGTGGGAAATGCGTTCAAACGGCTCTATATTATATGGACCAAAAACTTGCACTTTTTTACGAGGATGTTTGTGAAAAATCATGCGTTAAAGTCCGTCGCGCTTGCCGCGCTCGTCGCAGCCCCAGCTTTCGCAGTGACTGCCTATATCAATCAAATTGGCTACCGTCCGGGCGACTTCAAGGAACTCGCCTTGGTCGATGCTAATGGCAGCGTGGATTTCGTAAATGCTGCCGGTCAGGTGGTTCTCTCCGTGACGCCTAAGGCCGCTTCTTACTGGGATGCGAGCGGTCAGAATGTCCAGCTCGTTGATTTCTCCAAGCTCGCTGAAGCGGGCAAGTACAGCATCAAGGTAAACGGCAATGTGCTCCGTTCCGACCTCGTCGTGAAATCCCAGACGTACGAAGAAATCGTCAAGGCTTCCATCAAGTGGTTCTACTACCAGCGCGCTTCCATGGCTCTCGAAAGCCAGTACGCAGGCAAGTGGGCCCGCGCAGCCGGCCACACGAATCCGACTGCCGAACTTCACAATTCTACGGGTGCTTCGGGCACGATCAATTCTACCAAGGGCTGGTACGATGCTGGCGACTACGGCCGTTACATTGTGAACTCGGGCATCACGACCTACACGCTCCTCTCTCTTTACGAACACTTCCCACAGTATTTCAAGACGCTCAAGTGGAACATCCCGGCTGAAGGCTCCCTACCGGATTTGCTTGCTGAAATCAAGTACAATCTCGACTGGATGCTCACCATGCAGGCTTCTGACGGTGGCGTCTACCACAAGCTTACCTCTCTCGGATTCCCGGGCGATGTGATGCCGGCGCAGGACAATTCCAAACTTTACGCCATCGGCAAGAGCACGGCGGGCACGTTTGACTTTGCTGCCGTGATGGCAATGGCTTCCCGCATTTACAAGCCGTTCGACGCGACTTATGCTTCCAAGTGCCTTGAAGCCGCTAAAAAAGCTTACGCTTGGGGCCAGCAGAACCCGAGCCGCAACTATCTTGCCAATCCGTCGGATGTCTCGACGGGTGCCTATGAAAACGACAATCCGAACGACGAAAAGGTTCTTGCCGGGACAGAACTCTTCATCACGACGGGTGATGCTTCTTACAAGCAGTCCGGCTCTTCGGAATACGTCTCTTACTGGGGCGATGTCATGGGCCTTGCCACGTACGAAAAGGCTACGCATCAGGCGCAATTTGGTGGCGATGCAAACGAAGCCAAGCAAAAGATTTTGGGCACGGCAGACAACTTTGCTAACCGCGCTGAAAAAGGCTTTGGCGTTGTGATGGCAAAGGATGACTTTGTATGGGGTTCCAATGCGGTTGCCTCCAATCAGGGCGTTTGGCTGTTGCATGCCTACTACCTCACGGGCGAACAGAAGTATTACAAGGCTGCCGTCAAGGTTCTTGATTACCTCCTTGGCAAGAACCCGCTCGACATGTCTTTTGTGACCGGTTACGGCACCAAGTCTCCGAAAATGCCGCACCACCGCCCGAGTACTTCGGATAACGTAGAAGAACCGATTCCGGGTATGCTTGTGGGTGGCCCGCAGCCGGGCGGCGAAGACGTTGGCTCTGCCGCCGAATGGAAGTGCGCTGATTATCGCAAGGGCCAGGCGGCAACCGCTTACACCGATCAGCGTTGCAGCTACGCCACGAACGAAGTCGCTATCAACTGGAACGCTCCTCTTGCATACCTCGCTGGCGCTATCGAAGCCATCAACGCGGGCTATGCACCAGAATTTGCAGCCGCAGGCGTCGCAAGACAAGACGTGCCGGCCTCTAGTTCTTCTGATGTTCCCGCAAGCTCATCTTCGAGCGTACCGCAGAGTTCCTCCTCTGAAGTTGCAAGTAGTTCTTCCGCGATTTCTGGCAATTCCTCCTCTTCCGAGATGCCCGCAAGCTCCTCTAGCTCTTCTGCAAGCATTGAATCTTCCAGTTCGCAGGGCACGATTGCAATTCACGCTACGGTGGATTACAAGGCTGTTCGCTCGACGCAGCCGCGCCTCCGTTTCGACGACCAGAAGCTCTTCGTTGAAAAGGACGGCAAGCGCTTTGACTTGAAGGGACATAGAATTAAGTAAGTTCTATTTTCTAATATTCATAGAATGTCAAATGGCGCCCTGTCTGGGGCGCCGTTTTTTTCTACATTGACCGTATGATGTCGAGTATCTTAAATAATTTGTTGATGTTCGTTTTGGGGCTTCTGGCGTTGAGCTTTCTCGTGACCATTCACGAATTAGGCCATTTTATTGTCGCCAAGTGGAACAAAGTCCGAGTGAACACGTTCTCTGTAGGCTTTGGCAAAAAGCTTTTCCGATTCAAGAAAGGCGAAACGGAATATTGCATTTCGGCAATTCCCTTTGGCGGTTACGTCGCCATGGCTGGCGAAAATCCAGATAGCATTGAAGATGGTAAGCTTCCATCGCAAGATGATTTTTTGGGAAAGTCGGTTGGCGCTCGAGCGGCGATTGCTTTTGCGGGGCCGTTCGTGAATATCGCATTTGCATTTATCCTTCTGATTTTCCTTTATATGGTTGGCGTTCAGGAACCTGATAATAAGAGTCTCATTATCGGTTTTGTTGCGAAAAATTCGTCTGCTGAAATTGCAGGCATCCAGCCGGGTGATACGATCACGTCTATCAATGGCAAGGAAACGCAAGGATGGGATGATTTTCGTGAACAGATTGGCGTGAGCCTTGGTGCTGATGTGATGCTCGAAGTGCATCGTGGCGGTGAACCGCTTGCCATCAAGGTTGTTCCGCAAGAACTCGTGATCCCGGCGGCGGATTCCGCTTCAGAACCTATAAAGATGGGAATTGGCGATATCGGTATTTATCCGCGCAACCGCGTGATTGTGCGCCTGCCGCCTAAAGAAGGTTCTGCGGCGCAGAAGGCTGGCATCATGCGCGGTGATACGCTCTTTGAAATTAATGGTGAACACATTTCCCGTTACGAAGATGTTATTCGCCTCATTGATGGTTCCAAGGGGGCCGAAGTCAACGTGACGCTTTTGCGCAGTGGCGAAAAGGTCAACGTGAAGATGACTCCTGCTTACAATGAGGAATTCAAACGCTACATCGTCGGAATCCAGATGGGCTATGTGATGTTCAGCGAAACGCACCTCGTGCGCCGTGGCCCGATCGAAGCGTTCGAGAAGACCTGTGCCACGAGCTGGAAAATGACGACGAGCATATTCCGCTATTTCAAGCGCTTGTTCCAGGGACAGGTCAAGGTCGATGCTTTCTCCGGCCCGGTCTCGATTGTCGCCGTGATGGGCAACGTGTGGATGAGCGGTTTTCAGGACTTCCTCATGCTCCTTGCACTTATCAGCATTAACCTCGGCGTCATGAACTTGCTCCCACTTGCGATTACCGATGGCGGTCTCCTCTTGTTCCTTGGCATAGAAAAAGTGCGTGGCAAGCCGTTAAGCCTCAAGACGCAATCCGTGATCCAGAACGTCGCGGCGGCATTCTTCATCAGCTTCTTCGTTTTTATCACGATTCTCGATTTCGGGAAAATCTCGCTCTTCTTGAAATAGAAAATGGCGGCCTCGGCCGCCTTTACTGTCATTCCTCTTCGAGACCCTCTTGTCATTCCCCTAACGGGGCTTGACATGTTCGCCTCGGATATAGAAACATGCAAGCATGTTTCTGCATCGCTCGGCTCCATTGTCATTCCCGCCTCCGAGCGGGAATCTCCATTTATCTCGCTTGCATGTACGCGTACGCGAAATTCATCGGCGGTGTACTGATGCAAATGTATTCGAAAATCTCGGGACCCATATTGCGCAGCCCGTGAATTTCCTTCTCTGCAAATCGCACGACATCGCCTGCTTCAAACGGAACTTCCTTATCGTCGGCAAGCAACAAAACGCCACGGCCTTGAACCGCGACCCAAACCTGTTCCGACGTATAATGCTTATGGCGCGGCTGTTCTGCACCCGGCATGACAGAAACTTTCGTGACCGAAACCTTTTCTGATCTGCTGTTCTCGGGCGTGAGCATCTGTGCAGATTCCACTCCTGGGTTGCACAAAACCGTTATGTCGTACTTTTTAATCAGTTCCATTTCGTGTACAAAGATAGCTCTTTATTGTGCACAAATGGCTCAATGCTGTGCTAATCTTCTGTATTTTGCAGGTTTTAGGCTTCCATCCCGAGAACGGCACGGGCGAGCTGGTCTGCGCAAGAGGTTGGCTTTCCGCCGCAGGTGTTGCCGAGCAACTTGGCTGCAATGTCTTCGGCCTTCATGCCTTCGCAAAGTTTTGCAATGGCCTTGAGGTTTCCGTTGCATCCACCCGTAAAGCGGATGTTGCGGATAATGTCTCCGTCACGCGTGAACTGAATCGTCGTTGCGCATGTACCTTTTGTCTTAAATGTCTCTTCCATAGTAAACCCGTTGTTGTGATTTGTAATGTCTGCGCGTCTCGTCATCCTGAGCAACGCGAAGGATCCAGTGAAGTCTTGATTTGCATTAAATATAGAATGTCTTGTCATACCGCGTGGCGACTTAGCGATCGCTAGTTATTTTTTATAGATTATAGCAACAAACTATATGGCAATGGTTTAGGTATGAATATTCTTGTTCTTTCGGGTAGCCCGCGCAAGGGCTGCAATACGGATTTGCTGGTGGAATCGTTCGTAAAGGGCGCTTCGCAAAAGCACCAAGTCGAAGTCGTTTCTGTTCACGATTACAAGGTCAATCCTTGCATCGGTTGCAATTCGTGCTTTGCCCGCGATGACCACAAGTGCTGCCAGAAAGATGATATGCAAATCGTCTACGACAAAATGGCGAATGCCGAAATGCTCGTGATTGCATCGCCGGTTTATTTCTACGGCTTGAGCGCACAGCTGAAAGCAGTCATCGACCGTTTCCACAATCCGATCCGCGATACGTTTCACATCCACAAGATGGCTTTGCTTCTGGTCGGTGCGGCTTCGCTTCCGGAACTGTTCGATGGCATCCTCACGCAGTACAAGCTTTGCTTGAATTTCTTCAAGTTGCAGGACATGGGCCAAGTGCTTGTGCGTGGCGCAAAAGATAAAGGCGATGTCAAGAACGGAGATGCGCTCCAAAAAGCTTTTGAGTTAGGACAAAGTCTTTAAAAATATGTAAGGAGGGAAAATGAAACGTTTTCGTGATTTTATCGGCTATTTGTTAGGTGGGATTCTCTTTGTGATGCTCATCCCGACAATCATGTGGCTTGCATCTGGAATGCCCGCGCTTTGGCCTGTTGATGCTTGGCGCTGCGTTGTGGCGCCTGTCGTGATGCTTGTGGGCCTTGTGCTGAGTGTTTGGACTATCGTCTACATGCGCAATCGCGGCAAGGGCAATCCGATGGATGCTTTTGGCCACGAAGTGGCCCCGCGTACGCAGCACCTGATGGTCGAAGGCCCGTATAAAATCAATCGCAACCCGATGCTGACCGGGACTCTCGTTTACCTCGTGGGTGCCGCCGTGTGGCTGTGGACTTGGCAATCGTGCGTCGTATTTGTCGCCTTCTTTGCCATCATGATGGTGCAGGTGCTGAGCGAAGAAAAACGCCTCCGCCGCGACTTCGGCGAAGAATACGAAGAGTATTGCAAACACTCACGCCGGTTCTAAAATTTGAGATTTTGTATGTAATTCATTTTACAGCTTGAACTTTACACCCCAAGCCATGAAACCGGCCTGCCCGATTCCAAACTGCCAAAAGAAGGATGTGTCCTTTCCAAATTCAAATCCCGCAAGGGACAAATGCCAAAGTGTATTTGCTTTAAATTCTTCACTGTTGAAAAGGAATACGGTTCCAATTGCCAGTAGAGAGTAAAAACGAAAATTAGATTCGTTAATCC from the Fibrobacter sp. UWB4 genome contains:
- a CDS encoding glycoside hydrolase family 9 protein, which encodes MFVKNHALKSVALAALVAAPAFAVTAYINQIGYRPGDFKELALVDANGSVDFVNAAGQVVLSVTPKAASYWDASGQNVQLVDFSKLAEAGKYSIKVNGNVLRSDLVVKSQTYEEIVKASIKWFYYQRASMALESQYAGKWARAAGHTNPTAELHNSTGASGTINSTKGWYDAGDYGRYIVNSGITTYTLLSLYEHFPQYFKTLKWNIPAEGSLPDLLAEIKYNLDWMLTMQASDGGVYHKLTSLGFPGDVMPAQDNSKLYAIGKSTAGTFDFAAVMAMASRIYKPFDATYASKCLEAAKKAYAWGQQNPSRNYLANPSDVSTGAYENDNPNDEKVLAGTELFITTGDASYKQSGSSEYVSYWGDVMGLATYEKATHQAQFGGDANEAKQKILGTADNFANRAEKGFGVVMAKDDFVWGSNAVASNQGVWLLHAYYLTGEQKYYKAAVKVLDYLLGKNPLDMSFVTGYGTKSPKMPHHRPSTSDNVEEPIPGMLVGGPQPGGEDVGSAAEWKCADYRKGQAATAYTDQRCSYATNEVAINWNAPLAYLAGAIEAINAGYAPEFAAAGVARQDVPASSSSDVPASSSSSVPQSSSSEVASSSSAISGNSSSSEMPASSSSSSASIESSSSQGTIAIHATVDYKAVRSTQPRLRFDDQKLFVEKDGKRFDLKGHRIK
- the rseP gene encoding RIP metalloprotease RseP — its product is MFVLGLLALSFLVTIHELGHFIVAKWNKVRVNTFSVGFGKKLFRFKKGETEYCISAIPFGGYVAMAGENPDSIEDGKLPSQDDFLGKSVGARAAIAFAGPFVNIAFAFILLIFLYMVGVQEPDNKSLIIGFVAKNSSAEIAGIQPGDTITSINGKETQGWDDFREQIGVSLGADVMLEVHRGGEPLAIKVVPQELVIPAADSASEPIKMGIGDIGIYPRNRVIVRLPPKEGSAAQKAGIMRGDTLFEINGEHISRYEDVIRLIDGSKGAEVNVTLLRSGEKVNVKMTPAYNEEFKRYIVGIQMGYVMFSETHLVRRGPIEAFEKTCATSWKMTTSIFRYFKRLFQGQVKVDAFSGPVSIVAVMGNVWMSGFQDFLMLLALISINLGVMNLLPLAITDGGLLLFLGIEKVRGKPLSLKTQSVIQNVAAAFFISFFVFITILDFGKISLFLK
- a CDS encoding cupin domain-containing protein → MELIKKYDITVLCNPGVESAQMLTPENSRSEKVSVTKVSVMPGAEQPRHKHYTSEQVWVAVQGRGVLLLADDKEVPFEAGDVVRFAEKEIHGLRNMGPEIFEYICISTPPMNFAYAYMQAR
- a CDS encoding TIGR03905 family TSCPD domain-containing protein gives rise to the protein MEETFKTKGTCATTIQFTRDGDIIRNIRFTGGCNGNLKAIAKLCEGMKAEDIAAKLLGNTCGGKPTSCADQLARAVLGMEA
- a CDS encoding flavodoxin family protein — protein: MNILVLSGSPRKGCNTDLLVESFVKGASQKHQVEVVSVHDYKVNPCIGCNSCFARDDHKCCQKDDMQIVYDKMANAEMLVIASPVYFYGLSAQLKAVIDRFHNPIRDTFHIHKMALLLVGAASLPELFDGILTQYKLCLNFFKLQDMGQVLVRGAKDKGDVKNGDALQKAFELGQSL
- a CDS encoding isoprenylcysteine carboxylmethyltransferase family protein, producing MKRFRDFIGYLLGGILFVMLIPTIMWLASGMPALWPVDAWRCVVAPVVMLVGLVLSVWTIVYMRNRGKGNPMDAFGHEVAPRTQHLMVEGPYKINRNPMLTGTLVYLVGAAVWLWTWQSCVVFVAFFAIMMVQVLSEEKRLRRDFGEEYEEYCKHSRRF